A region from the Benincasa hispida cultivar B227 chromosome 8, ASM972705v1, whole genome shotgun sequence genome encodes:
- the LOC120083951 gene encoding protein PXR1-like codes for MALLARLRRTARQARHKCCCVKSGVDATTPQAQVARALKRQRERSKVDGDSDADVTMSLKTLGRQAGSPVDVWIAVALEEATTEKQPEVVEEKKKNKKSKKKRAKGDEEAKLKNKKERSERKESRREERRLKKEEKRRKRVASLELDRESTSMREDKGESVKLRESAQLATPQMIATDEGENVEITPLTQRRKENAPQGSTVDPPILIDALEE; via the exons ATGGCGTTGTTGGCTCGATTGAGAAGGACGGCCAGACAGGCGCGACACAAATGTTGCTGTGTGAAAAGCGGTGTGGACGCAACAACACCTCAGGCGCAGGTGGCTAGGGCGCTCAAGCGACAGCGTGAACGATCGAAAGTGGATGGCGACTCGGACGCA GATGTTACAATGTCCTTgaagacattgggcaggcaagctggATCGCCTGTGGACGTGTGGATTGC ggtTGCTTTGGAGGAAGCGACGACAGAGAAGCAGCCAGAAGTggttgaagagaagaagaagaacaagaagagcAAAAAGAAGAGGGCTAAAGGAGATGAAGAGGCCAAGCTGAagaataagaaagaaagaagtgaaagaaaagaaagcagGCGGGAGGAAAGGCGCCTGAAGAAGGAGGAAAAGAGGAGAAAGAGGGTTGCAAGCCTAGAGTTGGACAGAGAATCCACCTCCATGAGGGAGGACAAGGGGGAATCAGTGAAACTAAGAGAATCAGCACAACTTGCAACACCACAAATGATTGCGACTGACGAAGGAGAAAATGTAGAAATCACCCCGTTGACGCAGCGTCGTAAGGAGAATGCACCGCAAGGTTCAACAGTTGACCCTCCAATTTTGATAGATGCGTTAGAAGAATAG